In Leptodactylus fuscus isolate aLepFus1 chromosome 2, aLepFus1.hap2, whole genome shotgun sequence, one genomic interval encodes:
- the KRT18 gene encoding keratin, type I cytoskeletal 18, with translation MSFSSYSTYSSRGRSPFTYSTPFTGGSSAASVHAGAGGSGARISVSRVSTVGSGFGGGSSSFTSGGSLLGGVQNEKETMQDLNDRLASYLERVRSLESANEKLELQIRQHMEKKGPSKDWSPYFKTLEELRKQVFDSTVENSQLVLQIDNARLAADDFRVKFESELAIRLSVEADITGLRKVIDDTNVSRLNLENEIESLKEELIFLKKSHGDEVNQLMAQIAGSAVTVEVDAPKTQDLGKIMADIRAQYDALAQKNREDAEKWYQTKVEEHTVQITQDNEALHSARTSVTELRRNLQSLEIELETLRNQKQNLEGSLHETESRYAMELEMLGASAQSLEGELAQVRSDCQRQQLEYQSLLNTKLRLESEIQTYRRLLDGDDFDLQDAVSASTTQTVKKVITTTQKIIDGKVVSESNDTRVLQSK, from the exons ATGAGTTTCTCTTCTTATTCCACCTATTCCTCAAGAGGACGGAGCCCCTTTACCTATAGCACTCCATTCACTGGAGGCAGCAGTGCTGCTAGTGTCCATGCTGGAGCAGGAGGCTCAGGGGCCCGGATCTCAGTATCCAGGGTGTCTACTGTAGGTTCAGGGTTTGGTGGTGGCTCTAGTTCTTTTACATCTGGAGGTAGCCTTCTAGGAGGTGTCCAAAATGAGAAGGAGACTATGCAGGACCTCAATGACCGCCTGGCATCTTACCTGGAGAGGGTACGTAGCCTTGAATCAGCCAATGAGAAACTTGAGCTGCAGATTCGTCAACATATGGAAAAGAAGGGACCCTCTAAGGACTGGAGCCCATATTTCAAGACTCTGGAGGAACTGCGCAAACAG GTATTTGACAGCACTGTGGAGAATTCCCAGCTAGTCCTGCAGATCGACAACGCGCGTCTCGCAGCTGACGACTTCAGAGTAAA GTTTGAGTCAGAGCTGGCTATCAGACTGTCTGTGGAGGCTGATATTACTGGACTGCGCAAGGTCATCGATGATACCAATGTTTCCCGACTCAACTTGGAAAATGAAATTGAGTCTCTGAAGGAAGAGCTGATCTTCTTGAAGAAGAGCCATGGAGAT GAGGTCAACCAACTCATGGCTCAGATAGCTGGTTCTGCCGTAACTGTGGAGGTCGATGCTCCCAAAACTCAAGACCTTGGTAAAATTATGGCAGACATCCGAGCGCAGTATGATGCACTGGCACAGAAGAACCGTGAAGATGCTGAGAAGTGGTACCagacaaag GTGGAGGAACATACAGTACAAATAACCCAGGACAATGAAGCTCTTCATTCAGCAAGGACCTCAGTAACAGAGCTAAGACGCAACCTACAGTCTCTGGAAATCGAACTTGAAACTCTACGAAACCAG AAACAAAATCTTGAAGGTTCTCTCCATGAAACTGAATCTCGGTATGCTATGGAACTGGAGATGTTAGGTGCCAGTGCCCAGTCTCTTGAAGGAGAACTAGCGCAAGTACGTAGTGACTGCCAGAGACAACAGCTCGAGTACCAAAGTCTACTCAACACTAAACTCAGACTGGAATCCGAAATCCAGACATACAGACGTCTCCTCGATGGGGATGACTTTGA CCTCCAAGACGCAGTTTCAGCCTCAACAACACAGACGGTGAAGAAAGTCATCACAACCACACAAAAGATAATAGATGGAAAAGTTGTATCAGAAAGCAACGACACACGTGTCCTGCAATCCAAATGA